The window CCGTGCTGCTCGGGCAAAGCGGCGCGGGCAAAACCACACTGCTGCGCGCCATCGCGGGCCTGCTTCCAGCCCAGGGCGAGCCCTTCGGCGGGTTGCCGCCGCAGCATCGTGCGATCGGTTATCTGCCACAGGGTTACGCGTTATTTCCGCACCTGCGTGCCTGGGAAAACGTGGCGTTTGCCCTGCCGCGTGGTCCGCAGCGGCGCGCGCACGCGCTTGAACTCCTCGCGCGCGTTCGACTCGCGCAGGTCGCCGACCATTACCCCTCCGCGCTGTCGGGCGGCCAACAGCAGCGCGTCGCGCTGGCGCGGGCGCTTGCGCGCAAGCCGCAACTACTGTTGCTGGATGAGCCGACCTCGGCGCTCGATGCCGCGACGCGCGACGAAGTCATGGCCGAACTCATCTCCGAGATGCACGAATTCGGCTTGCCCGCGCTGGCGGTCAGTCATGATCCGCATCTTGCAATGCTCGCGGACCGCGTTGCGGTGATGAGCGGGCGGCGCATCGTGCAGCAGGGCACGCCCGAGGAAGTGTTGTCCCGACCAAGTAGTGTGGCAGTCGCGCGGTTGCTCGGACATCGCAATGTGTTCACGGCTCGCGTCACCGGGCATGAAGCTGATAAGGGAACAACCATACTGCACTGGGAATCGGCGAACGGGGTGACCCTGCGGGTGCCGCAGCAGTCGGGGCTGGCAGCGGGTCAACGCGTGCACTGGATGATCCCTGCTGCGGCGGTACGACTGCCGTCTGCGAAGCCCGAACAGCACTGCAGCGACAATCCGGTCATCGGCCGCGTTGAAACGCTGCTGAATCTCGGCGCGCACTGCCAGGTTGCCTTGCGCTGCGGCGCCGAACAGTTGTGGCTGGCCGCGCCGGTTACTCTGGTACGCCATCACGGCCTGGCACCCGGCCACGAGATCACTGTTGATCTGCGCAGTAGCAGCCTTCTGTGCTGGCCGTACGTGAATTGCCCTGGCTCCGAGGAGCATGCCTGATGGCTTCGACAGACGCTGAACGTCTCCCAGTGCTGGTGCGCGGCACCGGTGACATTGGTTCGGCGATTGCCCTGGCGTTATTTCGCGACGGTTACCCGATTTTGCTGCACGACGGGCCGGCACCTACCGCCATGCGGCGCGGCATGGCATTCACAGACGCGGTGTTCGACGGCACGGCGGTACTCGACGGCGTCACTGCACGCCGTGTTGACTCCTGCGCGCCGTTTCACGACGTGCTTGCGGTGGCGATGTGGTCGGCCATCATCGACGCCCGATTGCGCAAACGGGCGATACCCGAACCGCTGCGTGGTCTGGCGCCGATCACCATCGGCGTCGGGCCGAACTTCGTCGCGGGCGAGACCGTCGATTTCGCAATCGAGACGAGTCTGGATGGGCGCCAAGGCATGATCGTTGAATCTGGTTCGACCTCGCCGCTTGCCGGTGAGCCACTGCCGCTCGGTGGTGTGGGTCGGGAACGATTCATCTATGCACCGGTCGCTGGCCGTCTGCGCACCACGGCGCGCATCGGGGCGGTAGTTGCGAAGGGCGCTGTCGTCGCGACCATCGCAGACACTGTTCTGCTGGCGCCGCTCGCCGGTGTCATTCGGGGCCTCACGCACGACGACGTGCCCGTGGCGAGTGGGACGAAGGTAGCCGAGATCGATCCGCGGGGCGATCCGTCGAAGGCTTTTGGCGTCGGCGAGCGACCACGGCGCATCGTTGAAGGCGTGCATCGTGTGTTCAAGGACGCGGATGCGCGAGCCTCAAACAAAGCAGAAAAGGACAACCCATGACAGCGCCGGACACCATGCCCCGGAACCGCCCGGCCGCGTTCAGCGGCGGCGCCATCATCGGCGCCCTTGGCGGCCTGATTGGCCTCGGCGGTGCGGAGTTTCGCCTGCCGTTGCTCATTGGTGCATTTCAGTTTGGCGCGCTGGAAGCCGTGATCCTCAACAAGGCGATGAGCCTCGTTGTGGTCGCGTCGGCCCTGCCTTTTCGGGCGCACGCAGTGCCGTGGAGCGCCGTGGTTGCGCACTGGCCCGTCATCGTGAACCTGCTGGCCGGCAGCCTGCTCGGCGCATGGCGCGGCGCAGGCTGGGCAACAAGAGCACGTCCCCAGCTGCTGTACCGGGTGATAGCCGGCCTGCTTGTCGTGATTGCTATGATCCTGCTGTTCGGGCATAGCGCGACGCAACACGATGCCGTGCCTGTGACAGGGATCGTGCAGGTGACGTTGGGGGTCATCGCCGGGTTCATCATCGGCACCGTCGCGGCTCTGATGGGCGTCGCCGGCGGAGAACTGCTGATACCGACGCTGGTGCTGCTCTTCGGTATCGACATCAAGCTGGCCGGCAGTCTTAGTTTAGTGGTGAGCTTGCCGACGATGCTGACCGGATTTGCGCGCTACAGCCAGGACAGCAGCTTCGCCGTCCTGCGAAAAAACCGGGCATTCGTGCTCCTCATGTCGGTCGGCTCAATTGGCGGCGCATTCGTAGGTGGCCAGTTGGTCGGCATCGTCTCCAGCGCCGTGCTGCTACCGGTGCTCGCCGCAATTCTCGTGATTTCGTCGGTAAAGGTTTGGCAGCATAGTTGACGGCAACGCGCCCGCCTACAGGTCCGCCGAGCATTCTCGATAAATTCCAGAGCGGACGTTGCCCTGTCTCGACCTCAATATCCGCCCCGGGTCGATCAGCGTCATTCGACTTTATTGTCCAATTCTGAAGCCGGACCGAGTCAGCCGAGCGAACCCTGTCCGAGCTACCCAAATTCCCGCCTCACGCGGCCAGCGTGTTCTCACGCTTAACCCGATTTTCCGTTCCACTGCGCCTCAGCCCCCAGCATTGAACATCCGTGACGCCATCTTATGGCCAGACAGGAAGCTCTTGATTTATTGGAATAATTTAATAGGGGCGGCTCGCAAACCGGCACCGGGCTTTGACCTGACTACCGTCGTAAATTGCACTGAAATCAAGGGGACCCCATGGCAGAGCAGCATAAACCCGGCGAGATTGTGAAGACCTCGGGCATCTATAAGGTAGTCCGGGAAGGCGACGGCGGAAGTGGCTTTGAAGTGACGTGTGTCGAAGGCGAGCATTTCCCCCCAACCCGCAGCGGCAAGGGCGCGCATTACGAACTGATTCATGGTGCGACCCACTCCCACAAACACAGCGAGCTGGGCAGCAAAGACTAACCTCGGGGTGGTGCCCGTAACGTTAATACGACCGACGCGCCGTGTCCGCGCTCGTCAGGCCGGCGTGGTCTCGGCGAGGCTTCGTCGACCCACCGCCGAAGGACGGCGGCTTCTGGGGTGTCGACTGAGTAGCACGGGCGACGGGTGAAGCTCGACCACGATCGGCTGCGCCGCGGCAGGGCCCTTTCGCTTTACGACTTCTACGGATACGCCGTCAGTTGTCGGCCGGACCGATAGCCGCAACTCAGCCGGCGATGGGTCCATAGCCGCCGCCAACGGTCGGAAAACGACAAACAGGGTTTCACTTGACTTCGCGACAACCTGCAGGCGCCTCAGCCATTCGGTTTTGACGTGGTTTTGCCAGAAAAGAAGCGCTCCGCATGTTCCCGCGCGGAGGATCTGCTCTGCAGACCAGAGGGAGTCGGCAGTCGTTTTGGGCCGTAACAGCAAGGTGTTTTCCAGCGGGACGCCCACATACGCGAGCCCCGGAGCATTCGGCTCTTGTGGTGGCTGGACCAAGGTGATCGGTCGCTTCGTGGCGGCGAGAGCCGGAGCCAGAAGGCGCAACTCCCCAATCCCTGTCTGCTGGAGCATCACCTCAGTGAGTGCGCCCAAGGGCCATCCACCGCCCGGCAGCTCCGTCGAGAGGCTGGCATAGCCGGTATCGACCGTCCGTCCACCGCCGCGCGCCAGCTGCGCACCGCGCCACAGTGACGGATGGATTTCCTCGACACGTGCCGGTAACGCGCCCATAAGCCCTCCAAACCCTGTATGTTTATACAGTATAGAGCATCATGCGGAATGCCGGGGCCTGCGACGCGAGGGCCGCACGCTCCCTGTTCGCGCTGGACTCTTTCGAGTAGCGAGAGCGTGCGGGTACAGCTACCGTGACCGGCCGCGATCGATCTGTGATGATCACCGGAACCGATTGTCGTCAATCCGCCGGAGCGGCCGCGCCCGGCTTTCCATCGCCCAGCGTAAACGCCCACTGCCGTCGCAGAAAGTTGCCGAACGGGACTTGGCC of the Paraburkholderia aromaticivorans genome contains:
- the imuA gene encoding translesion DNA synthesis-associated protein ImuA — its product is MGALPARVEEIHPSLWRGAQLARGGGRTVDTGYASLSTELPGGGWPLGALTEVMLQQTGIGELRLLAPALAATKRPITLVQPPQEPNAPGLAYVGVPLENTLLLRPKTTADSLWSAEQILRAGTCGALLFWQNHVKTEWLRRLQVVAKSSETLFVVFRPLAAAMDPSPAELRLSVRPTTDGVSVEVVKRKGPAAAQPIVVELHPSPVLLSRHPRSRRPSAVGRRSLAETTPA
- a CDS encoding ABC transporter ATP-binding protein is translated as MRIDYRIDRPVRLETSFEVEGFTVLLGQSGAGKTTLLRAIAGLLPAQGEPFGGLPPQHRAIGYLPQGYALFPHLRAWENVAFALPRGPQRRAHALELLARVRLAQVADHYPSALSGGQQQRVALARALARKPQLLLLDEPTSALDAATRDEVMAELISEMHEFGLPALAVSHDPHLAMLADRVAVMSGRRIVQQGTPEEVLSRPSSVAVARLLGHRNVFTARVTGHEADKGTTILHWESANGVTLRVPQQSGLAAGQRVHWMIPAAAVRLPSAKPEQHCSDNPVIGRVETLLNLGAHCQVALRCGAEQLWLAAPVTLVRHHGLAPGHEITVDLRSSSLLCWPYVNCPGSEEHA
- a CDS encoding sulfite exporter TauE/SafE family protein is translated as MTAPDTMPRNRPAAFSGGAIIGALGGLIGLGGAEFRLPLLIGAFQFGALEAVILNKAMSLVVVASALPFRAHAVPWSAVVAHWPVIVNLLAGSLLGAWRGAGWATRARPQLLYRVIAGLLVVIAMILLFGHSATQHDAVPVTGIVQVTLGVIAGFIIGTVAALMGVAGGELLIPTLVLLFGIDIKLAGSLSLVVSLPTMLTGFARYSQDSSFAVLRKNRAFVLLMSVGSIGGAFVGGQLVGIVSSAVLLPVLAAILVISSVKVWQHS